The following proteins come from a genomic window of Blastococcus sp. HT6-30:
- a CDS encoding SRPBCC family protein — MRQLRHSESITVAASPEDVYDLVSDVTRTGEWSPVCAACWWDEGASGTVGDWFTGRNVTPDRTWETRSQVVAADRGREFAWLVGKGYVRWGFTLGPADGGTRLTESWEFLPAGLAYFAQRFGDEAQEQIDLRTRQAREGIPATLAAIKRIAEAG; from the coding sequence GTGCGCCAGCTACGTCACTCCGAGTCCATCACCGTGGCCGCGTCCCCGGAGGACGTCTACGACCTGGTCTCCGACGTGACCCGCACCGGCGAGTGGAGCCCGGTCTGTGCGGCCTGCTGGTGGGACGAGGGCGCCTCGGGCACGGTCGGGGACTGGTTCACCGGCCGCAACGTCACCCCCGACCGGACCTGGGAGACGCGCTCGCAGGTCGTGGCGGCCGACCGCGGCCGGGAGTTCGCCTGGCTCGTCGGAAAGGGCTACGTCCGCTGGGGCTTCACCCTCGGGCCGGCCGACGGCGGCACGCGGCTCACCGAGTCCTGGGAGTTCCTCCCCGCCGGGCTGGCCTACTTCGCCCAGCGCTTCGGCGACGAGGCGCAGGAGCAGATCGACCTGCGCACCCGCCAGGCGCGCGAGGGCATCCCCGCGACGCTCGCGGCAATCAAGCGGATCGCCGAGGCAGGCTGA
- a CDS encoding DUF1622 domain-containing protein, giving the protein MEELLQEVVDVLVVIVEACGAAVIIVGAVWAFVRFLWVGLRHRAADGFLPVRLTLGRFLALGLEFQLAGDVLRTAVAPSWEEIGQLAAIAAIRTALNYFLGKEIAEERRQMEEDENRSTDGPDDASSSGTDRSTSRAGRTR; this is encoded by the coding sequence GTGGAAGAGCTGCTGCAGGAAGTCGTCGACGTCCTGGTCGTCATCGTGGAGGCCTGCGGCGCCGCGGTCATCATCGTCGGGGCGGTCTGGGCCTTCGTCCGGTTCCTGTGGGTCGGGTTGCGGCACCGCGCGGCCGACGGCTTCCTCCCGGTCCGCCTGACGCTGGGTCGGTTCCTCGCCCTGGGGCTGGAGTTCCAGCTGGCCGGCGACGTCCTGCGCACGGCCGTGGCCCCCAGCTGGGAGGAGATCGGCCAGCTCGCCGCCATCGCCGCTATCCGGACGGCGCTGAACTACTTCCTGGGCAAGGAGATCGCCGAGGAGCGCCGGCAGATGGAGGAGGACGAGAACCGGTCCACCGACGGTCCGGACGACGCCTCGTCGTCGGGGACGGACCGGTCGACGTCGCGGGCCGGACGCACCAGGTGA